aatttttaacaaatacaaatatatgaaaacaaacatGATCAACTGATATTAGAGtagtcataaaataaaaaaagtaaacatCATATATAGcaagaaacttcaaaatttgagtgtaaaataaaatgatttccCATTATCTGATACAATCAAATAAACAGAATTTTCAGGGATTGAGAAAATCGTACACAAGCATAATTGCCAACAATAACTCGCAAAAATgttttcagtaaaaaaaaaaggttataaaATAAGCAGAAGATAAGAGAATCTTACAACTTGCCCATTTGGCATTTGCTGCAACTTGTTGCCAGCATTATAGGAGCCCGTCAAGAAACCGTACCTCGAGACACTAAAAGGACAGATGTCAATAATTCATTGGATTCAAGCTGGACGCCACGCTGCCAATTAGAAAATAGTGTCGAATTTAcaggaaaaaaacaaattaatacaaCACTCACCCGaaagaaacgtaaaaaaaaaaaaaacaactaataAAGTCAAATAAAAGCCCTTGTGGGGTCTCGTCTCAACTCAACATTCATTCTCAGAGAAGCCGTCTTCCTCttgtaatctctctctctcgatcggACATCTTCTTATCTGCGATTCAATGTCGAGCCGTTGGTTGAGACCCGAGGTACGCTTATCGATCTTtcataatctttgttttttttattttaatgaatgcTAGGAGTTCATCCATTGATTCTCTCCCTCCTTTGACTGCCGTGTTTTCCATTCTTATTTCCAAGTGTAATATAGGCGTAGATCTGGATGATTAAGAGTATTTCTTCTAAGATCTGATCGGCTCAGGTTGAAAACGTGTTTGTTGTTTCCCCTACCTATTCAGGTGTATCCGTTGTTCGCGGCCACGGGAGTTGCGGTCGGTATCTGCGCGTTTTCTTTGATCAGAAACATCACCGGCAATCCTGAAGTCAGGTTTGTCTTGTCTCTTCCTTTTCTGTCCTAGGTCCGACCAACATATTTGTCTctccctcttcttgtgtgtatCCGCATAAAGATATCGTGCCAGAATAAAAACTCAGCCCAAGTTCTATAAAATAGGAGAAATCATTTCTTCATTCAAATGTTGGTTCGTCTTATTATATGATACATGGAGGAGTTTGCTAAAACTTTTGATTTGGGAACCAGTCCTTTAATCCggtgttatatattatattatgataGAGAAGAGAACAAACTAGAAAAATTCAAAGCAGAGATGTTGTATTGGTGTTCTAAAGTTGTCTTCTTTCTTGTGAATTTCACAACCAGATGTACAAAGGAGAATAGGGCTGCTGGGGTATTGGATAACCATGCAGAGGGAGAGAAGTACAAGGAGAACTTCCTGAGGAAGTACGTTCGCAACAAGCACCCTGAGATCATGCCTGGCATCAACAAATTCTTCACTGATCCTAAATACTGAACGACCCCCCCCTGCACTGTTTTGCTGTTATATTGTTTCTCGATTTGAATCTCTCTTCCCTATGATATAAACCCTCATTTGTCAATTTCACATTGTGATGCATCCTCTAGCTGATGTGACTTCTTATGCTACTGGTGTCACTTTTTAAGCAGATAATAAGAAAACTACTTATGAAGTTCCTGTTTGGAAACACAATTGCAATATTTATTGACCGAATCTCCACTTTTCACAATATTGACAACTGAaactttttcatgattttcacATTATTTGGAGACGAACGAGGACTCTTTCTCACTCCTAGCTTCTTGTATGTCATGGACACTATTTGAATGTCCAAATGCACATAGAGCAGAGAGAGGTCAAATTGTtgataaagaaaataagaatagGCTGGGTATCGAATCTCTAAACCAAGGGTCACGGAACAACCATCTAGAATCTATTATTATCTGGAAATTAGGTTATAAATAACCAGATTCTGCTGTGACAAAAGAGATGCATAGATAACCAATGGTGTACAAAAGATTACAAAATTCTCGAAAAGCTTTTGAGTATTGGTTACAATACAACTAAAGAGGAAAATGCTCCATATCCATCGAAGGAAAACCTGTTTTCTCCATTCTGATCCCTCTCAGTAAGCTctttgccttctccttctcctgaAAAAAACATGAATGCAATCTCGTCACACTATGACAGGATATACCATCCTTGTAAACTAAAGTGTTAACAGTTGAGAGTAAACAAACTTACAGGGCCACTGTAATCGAGAATACGGGTGCAATACACTTCTGCCTCTTCAAACTTCTTGTGAGTTTTGAAATGCGTAGCCAGGAAAACCAAGGCCTCTAACATGTTTGGTCCTTCTAACCCTTCACTATCCATTCTCTCCACATCCTTCTCGAAGTAAACCGCAGCTTCTTCGTCCCGTCCAAGCTTCTGGTGAAGCTTCGCCAGCTGGTTAAGAGCAATTCCTTCCGTGTCAGTACAGCTCACAGCTCTTTTGTAGCACTTGATGGCTTCTTCAAGCATGTAAATCTGCTCGGTTTGGTAGCATTTAGCCATGGCTATCCACAACCGAGAGTCGTTTGGAAGAAAGAATATGGATTTGCGGAAATAGTGAAGCGCGTAGAAAGGCATCCCCATCATCTCATACGCTTGTCCTAACCCATACCAAGCGCGGTAATCACACGGGTTTATATCAACAGCTCGTCGATACGCATCGATGGCGGCAGGAGTGTTCTTCATCTCAACATATTCATGGCCCATAAGAGTCCACGCAGACAAGTACTTCTTGTTCAGCTTCAAAGCTCTTCGGAAGTACATCACTGCTTTCTCATGCTGCCCTTTTAAACTGTAGTAATTGCCGATGATGCAGAGACTCAGGTCTGTACTTATCAGTCAAGAACACCTTGTGAGCAAGGTAACTCAGCGCAGCGCATGCTTCTTTCGCATAGAGAACGTTGGAATACAAGTCCATATCCTCCACACGATAGGGATCGTTTCTCAGAAGGTCTTCAAACATGATCTCAACCTGGTCAAACTCCCTAAGACTGTACTGAGCTTTTGCAGTTTGAGCTTGGATGTAATTGCTAAAACTGAAAATGCCTTGCAGATATTCGTACTGGCCAATGACTCAGTGTGCATTCTGAGTTCTTGATAAGCACTGGCAAGGAAAAACTCCTTCATCCAGTGATTGCTTAGATTAAGGCTATTCAAGATTTCGATGGAAGTACAGAGAGACTGAAGCTCTGACCAGGCATTCCAGTTCCATGGATAGCTGTTCACGGACTCCACGAGGCTGGCACGGGCAAGAGTTTCATTTCCTTTTCTTTAAGAACCACACCGTACAAGTATAGTCCAAAAGAATCAATTTCTCCGGTCCTCTTCAGGGCTGATAGTTCCCTCTCCAAAGATACCAGTTCACGGTTTATAGCATCACTCTTACCCAAGGAGCCTTCAAGTTCTATCATTTCCTCCTCTTTCCGTTTTTCTCCGGCCTTTCATGGAATAAACCATAACAAAGTGAATGCCATGTTCTACAGTACAATTGGTTTTAATGAAGATAGTAGTGAgtaaaataaatgaagaaacaTTTGCAATTTGAAGTCTTTACACAGGAAGAACAACTTCCAGTTAAGATCTTTACTGAAGCAGTTGGATACCCTAAGACTCTTGTATTCATATGAAAGTTTATAAGCAGCCTTACAAGGTCAAGACCAAAAGAAACTTCACAGAACATTGGAGCCACCTTCTAAAAAAACCACCATTCCatcattctattttaatatcatAGAGCTAAGTAAGAAGGCATAACATACCAGATAAAGAGAATAGCAGCGCAAGAAAACTGATTTCTTGCTCATTTGATCACGAAGCACATGGGAAGCCCTTCTGTACTCTCGACAATTGAAGTAAGACTTTGCTAAACGGTAAAGATCACCATCAAtcacttcatcttcttccgggAGAGGAGTAGCTGCTTGAGAGAAGCCAACGGAAGGTTGTGGCGTTGAGATAGATTCGTTAGTGCTAAACCTCCTACGGATGCTAGAGCTTCCTCGCTGGAACCTCGTATTCGAAGGTGTGGAATTAGACGGGTCTTGCTCTATCCCAACAAGCTGCTCTCCTGCCCTTCAATTGCGAAACAAGGCTAGAAGATGTCAAAGGATATTGAAGTGACTAGAATTAACATGcgagtataaataaaataaaaaattgaaactttaaCTCAATTGAAACAAAATTAGAATTTGTCATCAAAAGAAGTCAAACATTCGAAAAGTGTCGAGCTCAAACACACTCCGATTTAGCGACAACAACTAATCAAATTCAGCAATTCTGCAACGTGGGGCATCGGGATCAGATCGTTTACAGCTAGCCCAGATTCCGGTAACGGAAACTGAAGAAATTCAATTTTCGATGGGAGAGAAATAAGATTAGGTTTTAAGGAAGGAACCATTTTGCGGCGGAGTGTAAGCAGCGTTCGCTGAGCTGTCCAATAGCCGCACGGATCTCGTTGCGGCAACTCTCTTTGGAGACCATGGCAGAAGCTGCTCTGTTTAAGTATAAAAGGCGTTGGACAAAATAATATAGATGAAAATTCTGTTATTCGTCGTCGCTGAGATTTCTGAAGATCCAGCTCCAGGTCTGAAGATCTCTCTCCCTCCATccaattattttgaaattagcGAGAAAACACGTGTTTCTTGGGCTTGATCGTGCATTATCAACTTTGGGCTTTAAAATAGGCCCATGCAATAAAAACAGGaaatacattgttttttttttaattgattttttacaTGGTTAAATGTGATTTCAgtgtatatttaatttatttatttgattcacAATTCTGTCGTATTGCATTAGCTTTTAGTTTGGTACCACTGCATCAATGGAaatgtgaaaaaaatatatacaaacatacttcaattattttaaaacccaTGTTGAAACCATATGTTATCCGTCTtatgatttataaaaactaattcAGATTACTTGTTATTCTGTTATACAAATTTATTCTTCATAATGGATTTTAgtggatttatatatatttatgtgttgAAAATGTAAACATACTTAAATAATGATACcactaggtgattttcccgtgATCAtgcacatgtatatatatttctaaagtaaatatacaataataattgattgctatttacttttaattttaaattaatttatttataagttgtatgcatcatttatattaataatattatattactttaattatacatatgattgtatatatgttatatataatcGGTTTGTTGTTTTTACCGTCGATTTAGTTATTATTTGAGTAAATTGGATTGCATCTCTGAATTCAacgttaatattttttattctatatattaaaattttgattaatttcttatttgcatttatgTGGTTGTTGTCCTAGATATGTAAgtatattttatgaagattatgtataacttaagatatatcgtgcttataataaaataaaaaaaaactaaagtgtatgattccaaattacataaattaatttaacgataatattctaaagtatcatgtatatataaattttacaaaagaaataaattgtAACAGctggttaatatatatatatatatatatatattttttttttaatatgttttcaattgtcctatcattttatttataaaacaatgactatttgtataaaattatatattattttcgtagttaaatctatgattttagatacaagttggattagtcgagccaatcatgttgtgagtatattgagttacatatattatttcaaattcaaaatgaagtataattatttttattataattaagtcaaatcagatcaattttatttatcgtttaaatgtgcatgtattttcataatatttatcagaTTGTATGATgatgttttttaaaagaaatattagaAAATGAAGCGATGATCATTATGAAGTTATTTGGAAGGTCAcgaacacatatcaatatttacaataattaaaatattttataaattctaaataactttatgcctttgatttattaaatagaaacaaaaaattatttaaataatcttaaaaatgagaattcatattttctttggtattttgattatggttctattaagtttcacaaaataaaaacataaaatttaaaagcaaatttaatattaagaaaacaaataactttaataatgataaatataatatatctactcattaaactattttgtaactatttgatcaaacgatgtttatttttgaaatttagttttagtttttttttaatatctcttaaaaataagcagtaaacaaaatttgattgtatttgaaaatagaattatataaataaaatataatttatcgatatattttctataattgaaagatattatagtcaactatatatatggaaaaaatcaagacatttcaataatactaattataaactatttttagtcaattaaacatatatcagtttatgttgtttaattattttatgtgatcatctaagaaaatagatagatatataaaaatatttctattactttgaattttttattgtttaaaattatgttttaaaaaaataatatttcttttttaatatcaagattatctgtgtaaatgtttttaatgaaatcactttatatacaaatttatatttttcatctaagaaaatatagatataaataaattatttattacttcaaaattatattttatgtatttaaaattatattttttatatatttaaaaatatattttaaatgcaatattactattttgtgaactttccattttttatgaaatcatattgtatatacatatattttttcgtttttaaatttaaaaaagaaaataaaaaagtaaataaataatcgtattttaaatattttttaattcattaaaggtaTTAGTGTAATCAATAATCGTGAAAGTTAACGTGAGAGCGACACataggaaactgacttctcaaataatattacagAGATTATCACATTTTTcaagttattaattaattaagctCAAAGAAATCCAACTTTAACCAAACAAACTTTTCATATTTGATTATGATGCTTCAATTTTTCATAAGATAATCAATTTGTAACTGATACTAGTTTATTTTAGcagtaaattaattataaagaaattttgagatatttttatcaaaaatataagcaacaactattataattaaaagaataatttgaagaaatatatatatgcacaaaCAATACACAGACACATAGCATATAGCATataaataacaacaaaaaaattcttcacTCTATACATCCTCAAGCTATAAAGATCCGATGTTGGGgtttttgcaaatatgactcaaaactaaagttaaacacaaaactaacccatatttttttgaaactttgacTTGCCTCTTTCACCCCCAAAGTTCAaattatttacgaaaatgccatcactttttttttcttcgaaaATGCATATTAACTCTATTACCCTCATTTCctcaagtattcacaatattgctattgccatcaatacaccaaccaccatgaacaaccaatttgaagctcttagtgcacctaaaaatcgatttacactctttcattctcaattcttatgaactaaaaacaacatctctttcactttctctccatattcatccaaaaaatctaagattttgattctaaaattttatggTTCATGGAGCCATTGAAGCTGACGATTCTTTGGtggtcacttttgtttgagactctgggtgcttggagaagacttatgtgtgataaacaagttatctcactggttgaaactatgaaatcagTTTTTCCCAGAACtattcgtccagacgacttcaatgtaagtcgtctggctgtatacgacttacatggaagtcttctggtcaatgcagaggttagttttgcaattaacttttaaatgtgtttttatagacgacttacatggaagtcgtccatctttgtttgttaaaaaaaaatacgaaacaacttccatgtaagtcgtctagagaaaacatgttagttttgcatttgaccgcaTTGTGTCAGAAATATGACTTTTCCTGGAAGacttagaaaattaaaaattcaatattttgttatacctagacgacttacatggaagtcgtctcaggttagttttgcgattaaaaaataaaacaaaaaaatttatttttttctagacgacttacacggaagtcgtctgtccgacgacttacattgaagtcgtccatgattttattccgagattctggtcaaaccttgcttatcttggatgacttccatgtaagtcgtcggatggacgacttccgtgtaagtcgtctagaaaaaaatattttttgttttattttcaatgGCAAAACTAACATGAGACGACTTCGTATaggtataaaaaaatattgtttttttaatttctaatggaagacttacatgtaagtcatctaggaaaagtcaaatttctgtcataatccggtcaaatgcaaacaaagatggacgacttccatgtaagtcgtctataaaaacacagatggacgacttccatgaaagtcgtctaggttaaaaatcaattgtaaaactaacctaaatggacgacCTCCTAGAAGTCTGCCAGATGACCTCAGTGGAAGTCGTCTGTgtcaatattttataaactttcattttctctaaaactataaataatttttaacattttcttgataattcatgtctattaatcaatattttagctactgaatgaaatttataatttaattcgTGATATTTTTGAGGTTACCaatattcatgtttattaaagtATCTAgctgatccgagaagacttccgtggaagtcttctacgctagttttgaataacttgtatttttaagagtattaagtaacttcaagatatgtaaatctcatattttcaaaatatattttctcccttagttttactaaatttgaccaAGTGtttcaacacaaacttataaaaaatctgatatgctttgactagttactattgcttGTTTCcgtctcttaagtattattgttataaacattaatgatgattattgttatgagttggaagaagagttaaaatgattcttaaaatgttgtatcaatatgaagctatcaacactcttgtttattaagatgagaagaaagtcattggagtttattattgcatatgagagatccaaagataagaaaaagactattgaagtctattatttcattgatttgtaaatgtgtaaacacattgttagcacatgtattacatcttggaaaatattattactgattttacaaaaaaatcacaactaaaagagtagacatggaaatcacaaaacagaccacaaacaaaactattatagatcattcctctacaaagacaagtttggactccacttgatttggaaagacttcgtcagaagacttctaggaagtccagGCGACTTCccgtctagcgcattatattttagacgcctaacaggtaagtcatcccagaagtcttccagatctgaaaaatctgtttatcaaatccagatctgaaaaacctgcatatcaaaaacgttcaaatgtttaaaaaccagagaaaatgagtggaagattaggcaaatctacctttatagaatacaaataaatacatatctaaaattaatagatctacctttaaatgagtggaagatgagaatcatctaattaaaaacgtgcaaaaaaagatagattattGAGAaaaacatgagacaaaactgaaaaattcatataaaatttggtgttttcaaatcaaagagattaaagtgggtttggagagttttagtttgggaaaaaagtaagaactttatacaacagaAAGTTACCAAACGAAGAAAATCAGatataaaaacttaccaaaacatTCAGATttgttatgaaagggagacttcgttagaagactttcaggaagtccagacgacttcctggaagtcgtctagcgcattatattttagacgactaacatgtaagtcgtcccagaagtcttccagatctgaaaaacttgcatatcaaaaatctagatctgaaaaacctgcatatccaaaaacgttcaaatgacttaaaaacagagaaaatgagtggaagattagataaatctacctttatagaacacacaaaaatacatatctaaaattgatagatatacctttaaatgagtggaagatgagaatcatgtgatgaaaaacctgcaaaacaagataaattagtgagaaagacatgggacaaaactgaaaattcatataaagttttggtgttttcaagtcaaagagattata
The window above is part of the Brassica napus cultivar Da-Ae chromosome C8, Da-Ae, whole genome shotgun sequence genome. Proteins encoded here:
- the BNACNNG12070D gene encoding uncharacterized protein BNACNNG12070D; amino-acid sequence: MSSRWLRPEVYPLFAATGVAVGICAFSLIRNITGNPEVRCTKENRAAGVLDNHAEGEKYKENFLRKYVRNKHPEIMPGINKFFTDPKY
- the LOC106440578 gene encoding LOW QUALITY PROTEIN: anaphase-promoting complex subunit 8 (The sequence of the model RefSeq protein was modified relative to this genomic sequence to represent the inferred CDS: inserted 4 bases in 3 codons), with the protein product MVSKESCRNEIRAAIGQLSERCLHSAAKWAGEQLVGIEQDPSNSTPSNTRFQRGSSSIRRRFSTNESISTPQPSVGFSQAATPLPEEDEVIDGDLYRLAKSYFNCREYRRASHVLRDQMSKKSVFLRCYSLYLAGEKRKEEEMIELEGSLGKSDAINRELVSLERELSALKRTGEIDSFGLYLYGVVLKXKGNETLARASLVESVNSYPWNWNAWSELQSLCTSIEILNSLNLSNHWMKEFFLASAYQELRMHTESLAXYEYLQGIFSFSNYIQAQTAKAQYSLREFDQVEIMFEDLLRNDPYRVEDMDLYSNVLYAKEACAALSYLAHKVFLTDKYRPESXCIIGNYYSLKGQHEKAVMYFRRALKLNKKYLSAWTLMGHEYVEMKNTPAAIDAYRRAVDINPCDYRAWYGLGQAYEMMGMPFYALHYFRKSIFFLPNDSRLWIAMAKCYQTEQIYMLEEAIKCYKRAVSCTDTEGIALNQLAKLHQKLGRDEEAAVYFEKDVERMDSEGLEGPNMLEALVFLATHFKTHKKFEEAEVYCTRILDYSGPEKEKAKSLLRGIRMEKTGFPSMDMEHFPL